Proteins encoded within one genomic window of Actinomycetes bacterium:
- a CDS encoding glycosyltransferase family 4 protein, with protein MNPPLRVLVNLTWLVPGVVGGSEESTTDAIRAVLEHEPSVEPTLAVLRGFAAAHPDLADACRNEVLDSTGANKAARVFAEQTWLARRTRELSPDLVHHAGGVLPLRHPGRTSLTIHDLQPLEMPENFSLAKRQYLRLMLRRSAHGVDGICVPSEFTAGRVCELLGVESARVDVVPWSVVALDRVAVDLGPNPAARTDGEATGVAGDSAGTLFLYPAITYPHKNHRVLLDGFARYRQTNPEARLVLAGGPGASDEEVDRRCARPDLAGSVGRPGRVSSAEMERLYRRATAVLVPSRYEGFGLPALEAMGRGVPLVVSDAGSLPEVVATSAGWATPVAPVSPDDPAAWASAMETVAALDERARAEVASREVEAAAAFTPRRTAAALAGAWRRAAGRPGSTSPRSAP; from the coding sequence ATGAACCCGCCCCTGCGCGTGTTGGTGAACCTGACCTGGCTCGTGCCCGGTGTGGTGGGCGGCAGCGAGGAGTCCACGACCGATGCGATCCGTGCGGTGCTGGAGCACGAACCCTCGGTGGAGCCAACGCTTGCGGTGCTTCGCGGATTCGCGGCGGCGCACCCCGACCTGGCCGACGCATGCCGAAACGAGGTGCTCGACAGCACCGGGGCCAACAAGGCGGCCCGCGTGTTCGCGGAGCAGACCTGGCTGGCCCGGCGAACCCGGGAGCTCTCACCAGACCTCGTGCACCACGCCGGGGGTGTATTGCCGCTGCGTCACCCGGGTCGCACCAGCCTCACCATCCACGACCTGCAGCCACTCGAGATGCCGGAGAACTTCTCACTGGCGAAGCGCCAGTACCTCCGCCTGATGCTGCGCCGGTCGGCGCACGGTGTCGACGGGATCTGCGTGCCATCGGAGTTCACCGCCGGCCGGGTCTGCGAGCTGCTCGGGGTCGAGAGCGCACGGGTGGACGTTGTGCCGTGGTCGGTGGTGGCCCTCGATCGTGTCGCAGTCGACCTCGGCCCCAACCCGGCAGCCCGGACCGACGGCGAAGCCACGGGCGTGGCGGGCGACTCCGCCGGCACGCTGTTCTTGTACCCAGCGATCACCTACCCCCACAAGAACCACCGGGTGCTGCTCGACGGATTTGCCCGGTACCGCCAGACGAACCCCGAAGCGCGGCTGGTGCTGGCCGGTGGCCCCGGTGCGAGTGACGAGGAAGTGGACCGACGCTGCGCGCGACCGGACCTAGCGGGTTCGGTCGGGCGGCCCGGCCGCGTCTCGTCGGCGGAGATGGAACGGCTCTACCGGCGGGCCACCGCAGTGCTCGTGCCATCGCGCTACGAGGGCTTCGGGCTGCCCGCCCTCGAGGCGATGGGCAGGGGAGTGCCACTGGTTGTTTCCGATGCCGGGTCGCTGCCCGAGGTGGTGGCCACGTCCGCCGGCTGGGCCACGCCCGTCGCCCCGGTTTCCCCCGACGATCCGGCCGCGTGGGCGAGCGCCATGGAGACCGTGGCTGCTCTCGACGAGCGGGCGCGCGCCGAGGTCGCCAGCAGAGAGGTGGAGGCGGCCGCGGCATTCACGCCGCGGCGCACAGCGGCCGCTCTCGCCGGGGCCTGG
- a CDS encoding glycosyltransferase family 4 protein, with product MSTPLRVAMTLTQDWHSVPGGTATAANALASAVADDARVDLVGVGPAGPRPGEPFTPPVPTESLGLRLPWLYDSWDKLRQPRVTSASGPVDLVHLTIPIACPRDRVPMVATVHDVLPLTMPEMFTRRGAKLMARGLGRIRDEAAIVMVPSELGAREFEAQGFDPSRLAVVPLGVDAEVAPQRSAVEAARRAHGLESDYVLFVGTSEPRKGLDVLIDAFERLDRPGLVLAVAGPSGWGEDMGPRLDALGERCRRLGFLESGELNALRCGSAVCCLPSRAEGFGLPVLEAMAAGAPVVTTEGTPMAEFAHGVAWLVPVGDSEALAQSLADVLDDPEVADAMRAEGVQRAGEYSWRRTAAAVVDVYDRVFAG from the coding sequence ATGTCGACGCCGTTGCGGGTCGCGATGACCCTCACCCAGGACTGGCACTCGGTGCCCGGCGGCACCGCCACAGCGGCCAACGCCCTGGCGTCCGCAGTGGCCGACGATGCCCGCGTCGACCTGGTCGGTGTGGGGCCCGCCGGGCCGAGACCCGGCGAGCCGTTCACGCCACCCGTACCAACCGAGTCGCTCGGCCTGCGCCTGCCGTGGCTCTACGACTCCTGGGACAAGTTGCGCCAGCCGCGCGTCACGTCTGCGAGTGGGCCCGTCGACCTGGTGCACCTCACGATCCCGATCGCATGTCCACGTGATCGTGTGCCCATGGTCGCCACAGTCCACGACGTGCTGCCGCTCACGATGCCCGAGATGTTCACCCGCCGGGGGGCGAAGCTGATGGCGAGGGGGCTCGGGCGCATCCGCGACGAAGCAGCGATCGTGATGGTGCCGAGCGAGCTGGGCGCCCGCGAGTTCGAGGCACAGGGGTTCGACCCGTCGCGGCTGGCGGTCGTTCCACTCGGTGTCGACGCAGAGGTGGCGCCGCAGCGGTCGGCTGTCGAGGCGGCGCGGCGCGCACACGGCCTGGAGTCGGATTACGTGTTGTTCGTCGGAACCTCTGAGCCGCGCAAGGGCCTCGACGTGCTCATCGACGCGTTCGAGCGCCTCGACCGCCCTGGGCTCGTGCTGGCCGTCGCCGGACCTTCCGGTTGGGGTGAGGACATGGGACCTCGGCTCGACGCGCTCGGTGAGCGCTGCCGTCGCCTGGGGTTCTTGGAGTCCGGGGAGCTCAATGCGCTTCGCTGCGGCTCAGCTGTGTGCTGCCTTCCGTCGCGGGCGGAGGGATTCGGCCTGCCCGTGCTGGAAGCGATGGCTGCCGGTGCGCCCGTGGTGACCACCGAGGGCACGCCCATGGCCGAGTTCGCCCACGGGGTCGCCTGGCTGGTACCGGTCGGGGATTCCGAGGCACTCGCGCAGTCGCTCGCCGATGTACTCGATGACCCCGAGGTCGCCGATGCCATGCGGGCCGAAGGCGTGCAACGTGCCGGCGAGTACTCGTGGCGTCGCACCGCCGCCGCCGTTGTAGACGTGTACGACAGGGTGTTCGCCGGATGA
- a CDS encoding GDP-L-fucose synthase encodes MSGFWADKHVLVTGAAGFLGTAVTKGLADRGPTRVSTPSSGDVDLRDREATRAMFESLSPDIVIHLAASVGGIGANRERPADLYLDNLLMGTFVLDAALRANTAKTVMLGTICSYPKHTPVPFSEDSLWQGYPEETNAPYGIAKIAQLVQAQANREQYGQSAVYLMPTNLYGPGDKFNPAVSHVIPALIKKCVDAQDAGNDHIDVWGTGSASREFLYVDDAAEGILLAAEHYDGDEPVNLGTDEEMPIRELVGIITEEVGFTGEVRWDSSKPDGQPRRRVDPGRARDAFGFQAKVDFREGLRRTIEWYRANREAAEARVA; translated from the coding sequence ATGAGTGGCTTCTGGGCTGACAAGCATGTGCTGGTGACCGGCGCCGCGGGGTTCCTCGGCACCGCAGTGACCAAGGGACTCGCCGACCGAGGGCCCACGAGGGTTTCGACACCGTCCTCCGGCGACGTCGACCTGCGTGACCGGGAGGCGACCCGGGCGATGTTCGAGTCGCTGTCGCCCGACATCGTGATCCACCTCGCGGCCAGCGTCGGAGGCATCGGGGCCAATCGGGAGCGGCCCGCCGACCTCTACCTTGACAACCTCCTCATGGGAACCTTCGTGCTCGACGCGGCGCTGCGGGCCAACACCGCCAAGACGGTGATGCTCGGCACGATCTGCTCGTACCCGAAGCACACTCCGGTGCCATTCTCCGAGGACTCCCTATGGCAGGGATACCCCGAGGAGACCAACGCGCCCTACGGGATCGCGAAGATCGCCCAGCTCGTGCAGGCGCAGGCCAACCGCGAGCAGTACGGGCAGTCTGCGGTCTACCTGATGCCCACCAACCTCTACGGCCCGGGCGACAAGTTCAATCCCGCGGTCAGTCATGTGATCCCGGCCCTCATCAAGAAGTGCGTGGATGCACAGGACGCCGGCAACGACCACATCGACGTGTGGGGCACCGGTTCGGCCAGCCGTGAGTTCCTCTACGTCGACGATGCGGCCGAGGGAATCCTGCTAGCCGCCGAGCACTACGACGGCGACGAGCCGGTCAACCTGGGCACCGACGAGGAGATGCCGATCCGCGAGCTGGTGGGGATCATCACCGAGGAGGTCGGCTTCACGGGCGAGGTGCGTTGGGATTCATCGAAGCCCGACGGCCAGCCACGGCGCCGGGTTGATCCGGGCAGGGCCCGCGACGCCTTCGGCTTCCAGGCGAAGGTCGACTTCCGTGAGGGACTGCGACGCACCATCGAGTGGTACCGCGCCAACCGAGAGGCCGCCGAAGCACGCGTGGCCTGA
- a CDS encoding LCP family protein: MGTGGKIRRTWPQRLLLGFNLVLVAACLAAAGGLYTFSETLASVETVLIDNPTAATVAVDEPRNILIVGTDSAANLDEDDPVTNGRKGERLADVIMVMRIDPSKGTARLLSFPRDTRATLAPGGGSGRINAAIAGVDGARDLIDTIRRNFGISIDNYVEVDFAGFKDLVEQLGGVPVYFAAPVRDKQTGLFVEEPGCVVLDPDQALAYARARHFQYEDSDGKWRFDQTGDLGRITRQQDFIKRAMQKASEIGVRNPGTAIGIVNAAKDSVVMDQTLSVGTILELVDVFRTFNPEELDTHQVPTYAAPRGGVAYQDVDWDEALPLLLAYWGYDTEGQLTPEDILVDVEGPRSRSEAVDLVVQGLDEIGFDASSDIVRRGSSDTTITYGPAGFEAALTLATWLEDTPEMDYDEDIVGPRLELSVPDDFGGLRAEPMTVDQLPFEVTQKPKALRTTTTTEPDEQEESGSGDDSGDDQGDGTTDGESDPDSDGDPGDDSTTTSIQVDEDPAFIQAAEEDGAPPGIVPTDPEKAAACR, from the coding sequence GGAAAGATCCGGCGCACCTGGCCCCAGCGACTGTTGCTGGGCTTCAACCTGGTGCTGGTGGCGGCCTGTCTTGCCGCGGCCGGGGGGCTCTACACGTTCTCCGAGACCCTCGCCTCGGTGGAGACGGTCCTCATCGACAACCCCACCGCCGCAACGGTGGCGGTCGACGAGCCGCGCAACATCCTCATTGTCGGAACCGACTCCGCGGCCAACCTCGACGAAGACGACCCGGTCACCAACGGCCGCAAGGGTGAGCGCCTGGCCGACGTGATCATGGTGATGCGCATCGACCCGTCCAAGGGCACTGCACGGCTGCTGTCGTTCCCGCGCGACACCCGCGCAACCCTGGCCCCCGGTGGCGGCAGCGGTCGCATCAATGCCGCGATCGCCGGAGTCGACGGCGCCCGCGACCTGATCGACACCATCAGGCGTAACTTCGGAATCTCGATCGACAACTACGTCGAGGTCGATTTCGCCGGATTCAAGGACCTCGTGGAGCAGCTCGGCGGCGTGCCCGTGTACTTCGCCGCCCCGGTGCGCGACAAGCAGACCGGCCTGTTCGTAGAGGAGCCCGGTTGCGTGGTGCTCGACCCCGACCAGGCGCTCGCCTACGCGCGTGCACGCCACTTCCAGTACGAGGATTCCGACGGCAAGTGGCGCTTTGACCAGACCGGCGACCTCGGCCGCATCACCCGCCAGCAGGACTTCATCAAGAGGGCTATGCAGAAGGCCTCCGAGATCGGGGTGCGCAACCCCGGTACCGCCATCGGCATCGTCAATGCCGCCAAGGACTCCGTGGTGATGGACCAGACACTGTCGGTCGGCACCATCCTCGAGCTGGTCGACGTGTTCCGCACGTTCAACCCCGAGGAGCTCGACACCCACCAGGTGCCCACCTACGCCGCTCCCCGCGGGGGAGTTGCCTACCAGGACGTCGACTGGGACGAAGCACTGCCGTTGCTGCTCGCCTACTGGGGCTACGACACCGAGGGTCAGCTCACCCCCGAGGACATACTCGTTGATGTCGAGGGCCCCCGCTCCAGAAGTGAGGCAGTTGACCTCGTCGTGCAGGGACTCGACGAGATCGGCTTCGACGCATCGTCCGACATCGTGCGGCGCGGTTCGTCGGACACCACGATCACGTACGGCCCCGCCGGCTTCGAGGCCGCGCTCACGCTCGCCACGTGGCTCGAAGACACCCCGGAGATGGACTACGACGAGGACATCGTGGGTCCCCGTCTCGAACTCTCGGTGCCCGACGACTTCGGTGGCTTGAGGGCCGAGCCGATGACCGTTGACCAGCTGCCCTTCGAGGTCACGCAGAAGCCGAAGGCACTCCGCACCACGACCACAACCGAGCCCGACGAGCAAGAGGAGTCCGGTTCGGGCGACGACTCCGGTGACGATCAGGGCGACGGCACCACCGATGGCGAGTCCGACCCGGATTCGGACGGCGACCCCGGCGACGACAGCACGACCACCAGCATCCAGGTCGATGAGGACCCGGCCTTCATTCAGGCCGCCGAGGAAGACGGAGCACCACCGGGGATCGTGCCGACAGACCCCGAAAAGGCCGCAGCCTGCCGCTGA